The Beijerinckiaceae bacterium genome has a window encoding:
- the rpmG gene encoding 50S ribosomal protein L33 has product MAKAAMIKIKLLSTADTGYFYVTKKNARTKTEKLTFKKYDPVVRKHVEFKETKIK; this is encoded by the coding sequence ATGGCCAAGGCCGCTATGATCAAGATCAAGCTTCTGTCCACGGCGGACACGGGCTATTTTTACGTGACCAAGAAGAATGCCCGCACCAAGACGGAAAAGCTGACGTTCAAGAAATATGATCCGGTCGTCCGCAAGCACGTCGAATTCAAGGAAACCAAGATTAAGTAA
- a CDS encoding MFS transporter translates to MGPADARFRNGTRRYDRPKPLQVTPQSLPAAGLAKGKIIPALASAIATVTIVGVGLSLTMPLLALRLEQQGYSARAIGLNPVAGGIAILAGAAFVPAMARRIGVKPLLLLALLVGALSLLSFALTNNYWIWLVIRAVFGAALSVLFVTSEYWINTVAPPERRGFVLGFYVTSLAAGFAAGPLFLVFVGTAGATPFLAAIALFALAALPILLWSGRAPEIKSAAHVPVFGFLTSVPIATLAGLLHGAIETASLGLLPVYALRAGLTAEIGAIFVTLFALGNVFFQLPIGYVSDLMDRSKLLLALGLFGFCGALALALIGPSYFVLFCCLLTLWGGIVGSLYAVGLAHLGSRFQGAELASANAAFIMLYSLGMLTGPPIAGFGMDFIVPNGFFFSIAAMLGLYLSLVWRRRPRRLS, encoded by the coding sequence ATGGGCCCTGCGGATGCACGGTTTCGAAACGGCACCCGGCGCTACGATCGGCCAAAGCCCCTCCAAGTGACGCCTCAGAGTCTTCCGGCCGCGGGTCTTGCCAAGGGCAAAATCATCCCTGCGTTGGCGTCGGCGATTGCCACCGTCACGATCGTCGGCGTCGGCCTGTCGCTGACCATGCCTTTGCTCGCGCTGCGGCTGGAACAGCAAGGCTATAGCGCCCGCGCCATCGGGCTGAACCCGGTTGCCGGCGGCATCGCGATCCTGGCCGGCGCCGCCTTCGTTCCGGCCATGGCCCGGCGCATCGGCGTCAAGCCCTTGCTGCTACTGGCGCTTTTGGTCGGAGCTCTTAGCCTCCTGAGCTTTGCGCTGACCAATAATTATTGGATATGGCTGGTCATTCGCGCCGTGTTCGGCGCCGCCCTCAGCGTGCTTTTCGTGACCAGCGAATATTGGATCAATACGGTCGCGCCACCTGAGCGGCGCGGCTTTGTCCTGGGCTTCTACGTAACCAGCCTCGCCGCGGGGTTTGCCGCCGGTCCTTTGTTCCTGGTGTTTGTCGGCACCGCGGGCGCCACGCCGTTCCTGGCGGCAATTGCCCTTTTCGCGCTCGCGGCCCTGCCAATCCTGCTGTGGAGCGGCAGGGCGCCGGAGATCAAAAGCGCGGCGCATGTGCCGGTGTTCGGTTTTCTGACCAGCGTTCCCATCGCAACCCTCGCCGGGCTTCTGCATGGCGCAATCGAGACCGCGAGCCTCGGCCTGTTGCCGGTCTATGCCCTTCGCGCCGGGCTCACCGCCGAAATCGGCGCCATTTTCGTGACCCTGTTCGCCCTGGGCAATGTGTTCTTCCAACTGCCGATTGGCTATGTTTCGGATTTGATGGATAGAAGTAAGCTATTGTTGGCTCTCGGCCTTTTTGGATTTTGCGGGGCTTTGGCCCTGGCCCTGATCGGCCCTTCCTATTTTGTTCTGTTTTGCTGCCTCCTGACGCTCTGGGGCGGCATTGTCGGCAGCCTTTATGCCGTCGGTCTCGCCCATCTTGGCTCGCGTTTTCAGGGGGCCGAACTCGCCAGCGCCAATGCCGCCTTCATCATGCTCTACTCGCTGGGGATGCTGACCGGTCCGCCGATTGCCGGTTTCGGCATGGATTTCATTGTTCCGAACGGGTTTTTCTTCTCGATCGCTGCCATGCTCGGGCTCTATCTTAGTCTGGTTTGGCGGCGTCGACCTCGTAGGCTTTCTTGA
- the topA gene encoding type I DNA topoisomerase, with amino-acid sequence MNVVIVESPAKAKTIGKYLGKGYEVYASYGHVRDLPAKDGSVDPDADFAMLWDVDSQSAKRLAEIAKAVKSADRIILATDPDREGEAISWHVLEILKAKKVLGTKPVERVVFNAITKSAILDAIRNPRQIDEALVDAYLARRALDYLVGFNLSPVLWRKLPGARSAGRVQSVALRLVCDRELEIEKFVSREYWSILAHLKTGAGAPFVARLIGADGQKIARLDIGSGGEAEAFKAELEAAKFSVARIEAKPAKRHPAPPFTTSTLQQEASRKLGFAPARTMQLAQRLYEGADIGGETVGLITYMRTDGVDLAPEAITSARSVIGKEFGANYVPKAPRKYTVKAKNAQEAHEAVRPTDPARLPKHVARSLEPDQLRLYELIWTRTIASQMESAELERTTVDILAEAGARKIDLRATGQVIRFDGFLKLYQEGRDDDDDDESGRLPEMHEGEALAKERIEASQHFTEPPPRFTEATLIKQMEELGIGRPSTYASTLAVLRERDYVRLEKKRLFPEDKGRLVTAFLESFFTRYVGYDFTADLEEKLDLVSNHELDWKQVLRDFWTDFSGALAGTKDLRTTQVLDSLNELLGPHIFPAKEDGSNPRACPSCGAGQLSLKLGKFGAFIGCSNYPECKFTRTLANTEASDLPEGDRPGVKVLGEDPQTGEEISLRDGRFGAYVQQGEGEKPKRSSLPKSVSPGDVTLELALGLLSLPREVAKHPETKEPILAGMGRYGPYVQHGKTYASIGKDEDILAIGGNRAIDLIVAKESGLTGRRFGAAATAPSRVLGEHPTGGDVVVKAGRYGPYVNHGKINATLSRDADPTTLTLEEALALLAAKADGGTDRKGAVQGRLLGEHPAGGPITVRTGRFGPYVNYGRINATLKNDLSPDAITIEEAIRLIEDKESAGGGSRSPKRSSKAPSAKKAAPARAAKKAAPAAAAKAPAPKSKKAKRA; translated from the coding sequence ATGAATGTCGTCATCGTCGAGTCGCCGGCGAAGGCCAAAACGATCGGCAAGTATCTGGGAAAGGGCTATGAGGTCTATGCCTCCTATGGCCATGTTCGGGATTTGCCGGCCAAGGATGGTTCGGTGGATCCGGACGCGGATTTCGCCATGCTCTGGGATGTCGATTCCCAGTCGGCAAAACGGCTGGCGGAGATCGCCAAGGCCGTCAAGAGCGCCGACCGAATTATCCTCGCGACCGACCCGGACCGTGAAGGGGAAGCGATTTCCTGGCACGTCCTCGAGATTTTAAAGGCCAAAAAAGTCCTCGGCACCAAGCCGGTCGAACGGGTGGTCTTCAACGCGATCACCAAATCGGCGATTCTCGATGCCATTCGCAATCCCCGCCAGATCGACGAGGCGTTGGTCGATGCCTATCTGGCGCGGCGCGCCCTTGATTATCTTGTCGGTTTCAATCTCTCGCCGGTGCTGTGGCGGAAATTGCCCGGCGCCCGCTCCGCCGGCCGGGTTCAATCCGTGGCCTTGCGCCTTGTCTGCGACCGCGAACTCGAGATCGAAAAATTCGTTTCGCGGGAATATTGGTCGATCCTCGCCCATCTGAAAACCGGCGCCGGGGCCCCCTTCGTCGCCCGCCTCATCGGCGCCGACGGGCAGAAGATTGCGCGCCTCGATATCGGCTCGGGGGGCGAGGCGGAGGCCTTCAAAGCCGAGCTGGAGGCTGCCAAATTCTCGGTGGCCCGCATCGAGGCGAAGCCCGCCAAGCGGCACCCGGCGCCGCCCTTCACCACCTCAACCCTGCAGCAGGAGGCCTCGCGCAAATTGGGATTTGCTCCCGCCCGAACCATGCAACTCGCCCAGCGGCTTTACGAGGGCGCCGACATCGGCGGCGAAACGGTTGGCCTCATTACCTATATGCGGACCGACGGCGTCGACCTCGCCCCGGAAGCGATCACCAGCGCGCGCAGTGTCATCGGCAAGGAGTTCGGCGCGAACTACGTCCCCAAGGCGCCGCGCAAATATACGGTGAAAGCCAAGAATGCGCAGGAAGCGCATGAAGCCGTTCGCCCGACAGACCCGGCAAGGTTGCCGAAGCATGTCGCGCGAAGCCTCGAACCGGATCAACTGCGGCTTTACGAACTGATCTGGACACGCACCATTGCGAGCCAGATGGAATCCGCCGAGCTGGAACGCACCACGGTCGATATTCTCGCGGAAGCTGGAGCCCGCAAAATCGACCTGCGGGCGACCGGCCAGGTCATTCGCTTCGACGGCTTCCTGAAACTCTATCAGGAGGGGCGCGACGACGATGACGACGATGAAAGCGGCCGGCTGCCCGAGATGCACGAGGGCGAGGCCCTCGCCAAGGAAAGAATAGAGGCGAGCCAGCATTTTACCGAGCCGCCGCCGCGCTTCACCGAGGCGACCCTCATCAAACAGATGGAGGAGCTCGGCATAGGCCGACCTTCGACCTATGCTTCGACCCTCGCGGTTCTGCGTGAACGCGATTATGTGCGGCTCGAAAAGAAGCGGCTGTTTCCCGAAGACAAGGGCCGCCTCGTCACGGCCTTTCTGGAGAGCTTTTTCACCCGCTATGTCGGCTATGATTTTACCGCCGACCTCGAAGAGAAGCTCGACCTTGTGTCCAACCATGAGTTGGACTGGAAACAGGTCTTGCGCGATTTCTGGACCGATTTTTCGGGCGCGCTCGCGGGCACCAAGGATCTGCGAACAACTCAGGTCCTGGATAGTCTCAACGAACTCCTCGGCCCGCATATTTTTCCGGCCAAGGAAGACGGCTCGAACCCACGCGCCTGCCCCTCCTGCGGCGCCGGCCAGCTTTCGCTCAAACTCGGCAAATTCGGAGCCTTCATCGGCTGCTCCAACTATCCCGAATGCAAATTCACCCGCACCTTGGCAAATACCGAGGCCAGCGACCTGCCTGAGGGGGATCGCCCGGGGGTCAAGGTTCTCGGCGAAGACCCGCAGACGGGGGAAGAAATTTCGCTCCGCGATGGGCGTTTCGGCGCCTATGTGCAGCAAGGCGAAGGCGAAAAGCCGAAGCGCTCTTCCCTGCCCAAAAGCGTCAGTCCCGGCGACGTGACCCTGGAGCTGGCCCTCGGGCTGCTGTCGCTTCCCCGCGAGGTCGCCAAACACCCCGAGACCAAAGAGCCGATCCTGGCCGGCATGGGCCGCTACGGTCCCTATGTCCAACATGGCAAGACCTACGCAAGCATCGGCAAGGACGAAGATATCCTCGCCATCGGCGGCAACCGGGCGATCGATCTCATCGTCGCCAAGGAAAGCGGCTTGACCGGTCGACGGTTCGGCGCCGCCGCGACCGCGCCCTCGCGGGTGCTCGGGGAGCATCCGACGGGGGGCGACGTGGTCGTCAAGGCCGGTCGCTATGGCCCTTATGTCAATCACGGCAAAATCAACGCGACCTTGTCCCGCGATGCCGACCCCACCACATTGACCTTGGAAGAAGCGCTCGCGCTTCTCGCCGCGAAAGCCGACGGCGGAACGGATCGCAAAGGTGCCGTTCAGGGTCGTCTTCTCGGGGAGCATCCTGCGGGCGGGCCCATCACCGTCCGGACAGGACGCTTCGGTCCTTATGTGAATTACGGTAGGATCAACGCGACCCTGAAAAACGATCTTTCCCCGGATGCGATCACGATCGAGGAAGCTATCCGCCTGATCGAGGACAAGGAGAGCGCGGGAGGCGGTTCGAGGTCCCCCAAAAGATCATCCAAAGCGCCTTCGGCCAAGAAAGCGGCTCCGGCCAGAGCAGCCAAGAAAGCCGCGCCGGCAGCAGCCGCCAAGGCGCCGGCTCCGAAATCGAAAAAGGCTAAGCGAGCGTGA
- the rnr gene encoding ribonuclease R, whose amino-acid sequence MPHHSQDGGFPSRAEILAFIAREREATGNPQGKISKREIARAFNIKGEDRIALKRLLKELEAEGAIERRRKSLHKPGLLPSVVLADMLGRDRDGELLAVPAEWDTTQGQAPKILLTASSRQKPGGAVPGPGDRALLRVELVPGAEPGEPTYTGRVVKLLPRAKSQVLGIFRADAGGGGRIVPIDKKNFHRGELSVGPGHEGTANDGDLVAVELLRTGRLGLPAARVRERLGALDNEKAVSLIAIHAHQLPHVFRPEVIAEADSARHAGMAQREDWRRVPLVTIDPVDAKDHDDAVHAEPDPDPGNPGGFILCIAIADVAAYVRPGGQLDREAQDRGNSVYFPDRVVPMLPERISNDLCSLRPNEDRPALAARIVIAADGHKLHHTFHRVMMRSAAKLSYAQVQAAIDERPDENTAPLLANVLVPLYDAYRALKHARDKRGPLDLDLPERKIILDTEGKVQSVVTPPRLDSHRLIEEFMILANVAAAEALEAKHQDFIYRVHDEPSLEKLNNLAEFLASIGIKLAKGQVLRATQFNGILDKVRGSENEHLVNEVVLRTQAQAEYVIENYGHFGLNLRRYAHFTSPIRRYADLIVHRALILALNLGSDGLAPIAREQLAEIAAKISAAERRAMAAERETSDRLIAAHLAGHIGASFEGRISGATSAGLFVKLNETGADGFIPASMLGDDYFRHDPALHALIGSRTGQMHRLGDIVTVRLVEAAPLAGALRFELLSEVSPRQVSGRSAKAKRLPHRDIRPSSGSRRTRLSGGKTSKR is encoded by the coding sequence ATCCCGCATCATTCACAGGATGGGGGATTTCCGTCACGTGCGGAAATTCTTGCCTTCATCGCCCGCGAGCGTGAAGCCACGGGCAATCCGCAAGGCAAGATCAGCAAGCGGGAAATCGCCCGCGCATTCAACATCAAGGGAGAAGACAGGATCGCCCTCAAGCGGCTCTTGAAAGAACTGGAAGCCGAGGGCGCCATAGAGCGGCGGCGCAAGAGCCTGCATAAGCCCGGACTTTTACCCTCGGTCGTGCTGGCCGATATGCTCGGGCGCGATCGCGACGGCGAGCTCCTCGCCGTCCCGGCCGAATGGGACACGACCCAGGGTCAGGCGCCGAAGATATTGCTGACGGCAAGCTCCCGCCAGAAGCCGGGGGGTGCGGTCCCGGGTCCCGGCGATCGCGCCTTGCTGCGCGTTGAATTGGTGCCGGGCGCGGAACCCGGCGAACCAACCTACACCGGGCGCGTCGTGAAGCTTTTGCCGCGCGCGAAATCCCAGGTTTTGGGGATTTTTCGCGCCGACGCGGGGGGCGGCGGACGCATTGTTCCGATCGACAAGAAAAATTTCCATCGGGGCGAACTGAGCGTCGGACCGGGCCATGAAGGCACGGCCAACGATGGCGACCTCGTGGCGGTGGAACTTCTGCGGACCGGACGCCTCGGCCTTCCGGCGGCGCGCGTGCGCGAAAGGCTGGGGGCGCTCGACAATGAAAAGGCGGTGAGCCTGATCGCCATCCACGCTCATCAATTACCCCATGTGTTCCGACCTGAGGTCATCGCCGAGGCGGACAGCGCGCGACATGCCGGCATGGCACAACGCGAGGATTGGCGGAGGGTGCCGCTCGTCACCATCGATCCGGTGGATGCCAAGGATCACGATGACGCGGTCCATGCCGAACCCGACCCCGATCCCGGCAATCCCGGCGGCTTTATCTTATGCATCGCCATCGCCGATGTCGCGGCCTACGTGCGGCCGGGGGGGCAGCTCGATCGCGAAGCCCAGGATCGCGGCAATTCGGTTTATTTCCCGGACCGTGTCGTGCCGATGCTTCCGGAAAGAATTTCCAACGACCTTTGCTCGCTTCGGCCGAATGAGGATCGCCCCGCCCTCGCCGCCCGGATCGTCATCGCCGCCGACGGCCATAAGCTGCACCATACCTTCCACCGGGTCATGATGCGCTCGGCGGCGAAACTTTCGTATGCGCAAGTGCAAGCCGCAATCGACGAGAGACCGGACGAAAATACAGCGCCGCTGCTCGCCAATGTTCTCGTTCCGCTTTACGACGCCTATCGCGCGCTCAAGCACGCGCGGGACAAGCGCGGGCCGCTCGATCTCGATCTGCCGGAACGCAAGATCATTCTGGACACAGAGGGCAAGGTTCAGTCCGTCGTGACGCCCCCGAGGCTCGATTCGCACCGCCTCATCGAAGAATTCATGATCCTCGCCAATGTCGCCGCCGCGGAAGCGCTCGAAGCCAAGCACCAGGATTTCATTTACCGTGTTCATGACGAGCCATCGCTCGAAAAGCTCAATAATCTCGCCGAGTTTCTAGCCTCGATCGGGATCAAGCTTGCCAAGGGCCAAGTTCTTCGTGCGACGCAATTCAACGGTATTCTGGACAAGGTGAGGGGCAGCGAAAACGAGCATCTCGTCAATGAAGTCGTGCTGCGCACCCAAGCGCAAGCCGAATATGTCATCGAGAACTATGGACATTTCGGTCTCAATCTCCGCCGCTACGCCCATTTCACCTCCCCGATCCGCCGTTATGCCGATCTCATCGTTCATCGCGCCCTGATCCTTGCGCTGAATCTGGGATCCGACGGCTTGGCACCTATCGCCAGGGAGCAGTTGGCCGAAATTGCTGCAAAAATTTCCGCCGCCGAACGCCGCGCCATGGCGGCGGAACGGGAGACATCGGATCGGCTGATTGCTGCCCATCTTGCCGGCCATATCGGAGCCAGTTTCGAGGGCCGTATCTCGGGCGCGACCAGCGCCGGGCTGTTTGTCAAGCTGAACGAGACGGGCGCCGATGGCTTCATCCCGGCCTCGATGCTCGGCGATGATTATTTTCGTCATGACCCCGCTTTGCATGCTCTGATCGGCTCGCGCACCGGCCAAATGCATCGGCTCGGCGACATCGTTACTGTCAGGCTTGTGGAAGCTGCCCCGCTCGCAGGCGCGCTCCGCTTTGAACTCTTGAGTGAAGTCTCGCCGCGCCAGGTAAGCGGACGCTCAGCCAAAGCCAAGCGATTGCCGCACCGCGACATACGGCCTTCTAGCGGATCACGGCGCACACGCCTATCTGGAGGCAAGACTTCAAAAAGGTGA
- a CDS encoding DNA repair protein RecO codes for MEWRDDGLIIGLKKHGETSVILEAMTRAHGRHFGLVRGGRSRRMQPYLQPGNQAELVWRARLDEHLGTFCIEPGKLRTEHLMASAEALHAMGLVAALLRLAAERDPHPLLYEMAMQIADDVQRPENLPPLVVRFEAEILTEMGFGLDLAQCAATGATDDLVYVSPKSGRAVSKAAGEPYKTKLLRLPPFLQGETLLDGLPLSDIRDGFRLMEFFLMRDLYGPRGQGLPEAHGAYLTELAKRPGWAA; via the coding sequence ATGGAATGGCGCGATGACGGGCTCATCATTGGACTGAAGAAGCATGGCGAGACGAGCGTCATCCTTGAGGCGATGACGCGCGCGCATGGGCGACATTTCGGTCTGGTCAGGGGCGGCCGCTCGCGACGCATGCAGCCATATCTGCAACCCGGCAATCAAGCCGAACTCGTCTGGCGGGCCCGGCTCGACGAACATCTCGGTACATTTTGCATCGAGCCGGGGAAATTGCGGACCGAACATTTGATGGCGAGCGCGGAAGCACTCCATGCGATGGGGCTCGTTGCGGCCTTGCTGCGCCTTGCCGCCGAGCGCGATCCGCACCCCTTGCTTTATGAGATGGCCATGCAGATTGCCGACGATGTCCAGAGGCCGGAAAATTTGCCGCCGCTCGTCGTCCGCTTCGAGGCCGAAATTCTGACCGAAATGGGGTTCGGTCTCGATCTCGCGCAATGCGCGGCGACGGGTGCCACCGACGATCTCGTCTATGTCTCGCCGAAATCCGGGCGCGCCGTCTCCAAGGCCGCGGGCGAGCCGTACAAGACCAAGCTGCTGCGTCTGCCGCCCTTCTTGCAAGGCGAAACCCTGCTCGACGGGTTGCCCTTAAGCGACATCCGCGACGGGTTCAGGCTGATGGAGTTTTTCCTGATGCGCGACCTCTACGGGCCGCGGGGACAGGGCTTGCCGGAGGCGCATGGCGCCTATCTCACGGAACTCGCCAAGCGGCCGGGCTGGGCCGCGTAA